A stretch of Lactuca sativa cultivar Salinas chromosome 6, Lsat_Salinas_v11, whole genome shotgun sequence DNA encodes these proteins:
- the LOC111901534 gene encoding uncharacterized protein LOC111901534 — protein MEFLKSFDSDNDVEFVETFFNVVQHVHAEESSNAARTRAVVNRDRQAAHDLLVRDYFADNCLYNDDSFERRFRLNKTIFLRISNALESRYDFFKQKPDARGRMSFSSIQKCAAALRYLGYGIAFDASDEYLKVSERTAVECVDWFSACIYEIFHKEYLRKPTQRDIERLYSAHEERHGFPGMLGGLDCTHVAWEKCPTAWRGQFTQGDIGEPTIILEAVASQDLWIWHAFFGVAGSNNDFNVLGQSPLFNDIWTGKAPDMTLTVNGHAYKYGYYLGDGIYPDYSTLMKTYPVPRSEKAKFFTKKQESARKDIERAFGVLKQTWHVVKYATRLWDKERIKRMVLTCIIMHNMIIENEGRAICTYDPNDVVVPIEEFVLGRNAFLERVVEIHNSETCFNLREDVAEHLYQHSMNDD, from the coding sequence ATGGAGTTTTTAAAAAGTTTTGACTCGGATAACGACGTAGAATTCGTCGAGACATTCTTCAATGTTGTGCAACACGTTCACGCTGAAGAAAGTTCGAATGCAGCGCGTACAAGGGCGGTCGTCAATCGTGATCGCCAAGCCGCACACGATTTATTGGTACGTGATTACTTTGCCGATAATTGTCTTTATAATGACGACTCATTCGAACGTCGTTTCCGTCTGAATAAGACTATATTTTTACGTATTAGTAATGCTTTAGAATCTCGTTatgattttttcaaacaaaaacccgACGCTAGAGGAAGAATGAGTTTTAGTAGTATACAAAAATGTGCGGCTGCTCTTAGGTATTTGGGATACGGTATAGCATTTGATGCATCTGACGAATACTTGAAAGTATCCGAGAGGACCGCAGTTGAATGCGTAGATTGGTTTTCTGCATGTATTTATGAGATTTTTCACAAAGAATATTTGCGTAAACCTACTCAACGTGATATTGAGAGATTATATTCGGCTCATGAAGAGAGGCATGGATTTCCTGGTATGCTTGGCGGTCTAGATTGTACGCATGTGGCTTGGGAAAAATGTCCAACTGCATGGCGTGGTCAGTTCACTCAAGGAGATATAGGTGAACCAACTATCATCCTAGAAGCTGTTGCATCTCAAGATTTGTGGATATGGCATGCCTTTTTTGGAGTAGCGGGGTCTAACAACGACTTTAATGTTCTTGGTCAGTCTCCACTTTTCAACGATATTTGGACCGGCAAAGCACCTGATATGACGTTAACGGTAAACGGGCACGCGTACAAATACGGTTACTACCTTGGTGATGGGATATACCCGGATTATTCTACATTGATGAAGACATACCCGGTTCCTCGAAGTGAAAAAGCaaaattttttacaaaaaaacagGAATCGGCGAGAAAGGATATCGAGAGGGCATTTGGAGTCCTTAAGCAAACATGGCATGTAGTGAAATATGCTACACGACTCTGGGATAAAGAAAGAATTAAACGAATGGTCCTAACATGTATTAtaatgcataatatgattattgaaAATGAAGGTCGAGCGATTTGCACGTATGATCCGAACGAcgttgtcgttccaattgaggagTTCGTACTCGGAAGGAATGCGTTTTTAGAGCGAGTTGTTGAAATTCATAACAGTGAAACGTGTTTCAATCTTCGAGAAGATGTCGCGGAACATTTATACCAACATAGCATGAACGACGATTAG